The Eleutherodactylus coqui strain aEleCoq1 chromosome 6, aEleCoq1.hap1, whole genome shotgun sequence genome window below encodes:
- the DEPTOR gene encoding DEP domain-containing mTOR-interacting protein: MAKSIPATAADKVTLLSRSFQENADNSMRAAEIRVVGEQLRLRLHNAKLIQLRERHMFTYPNCFVAKEVVDWLIERKEAPDRETAINIMQKLMDFNVLHHACDEHKVFKDAKLYYRFRGDDGTLTLTEQITIANRSRELYDMMMNQEDCILKTREEDSVQYRRTFHGFEILNWLVDNYQVRSRIDGEQLCRKMLKHGIIQHVTRQHPFSDSDLLYQFTINFQRKRKLIEVLSDPLQNPRPDSPDSPFSLRKLSCELPRIGFVVADDQAPAPEPPPRRSSSGIGTSYTYPLVNRPVGQPPSVLKRPVTVEELLNPGDQYIEKTLSIVGDRVALEFLVQGTGPCYVEVVDPYGSASALAGLKARQFIKSINGINCLRLDSKTINKIVIASPRSLVMEVLEPTY; this comes from the exons ATGGCTAAGTCTATACCAGCAACTGCAGCAGACAAGGTGACGCTCCTGAGCAGGAGCTTCCAGGAGAATGCTGACAACTCTATGAGAGCAGCGGAGATTAGAGTAGTTGGGGAACAATTAAG ACTGCGCCTGCACAATGCTAAGCTGATACAGCTGAGAGAACGGCATATGTTCACCTACCCAAACTGCTTTGTGGCCAAGGAAGTAGTCGACTGGCTAATTGAACGAAAAGAGGCTCCAGACCGAGAAACTGCAATCAACATCATGCAGAAGCTAATGGATTTCAATGTCCTTCACCATG CGTGCGATGAGCATAAAGTCTTCAAAGATGCCAAACTGTACTACAGGTTTCGCGGTGATGATGGCACCTTGACTCTCACTGAGCAGATCACGATAGCTAACAGAAGTCGGGAACTGTATGACAT GATGATGAACCAGGAAGACTGCATTCTTAAAACTCGAGAAGAAGACTCTGTGCAATATAGAAGAACTTTCCATGGCTTTGAGATATTAAACTGGCTTGTGGACAACTACCAAGTTCGCTCTAGGATTGATGGTGAACAGCTGTGCAGAAAAATGCTGAAACATGGGATCATCCAACATG tAACTCGGCAACATCCCTTTTCTGACTCTGATTTGCTCTATCAGTTCACTATCAATTTCCAACGGAAGAGAAAGCTAATTGaagtcctcagtgaccccttacaAAACCCCCGACCAGACTCTCCAGATAGTCCATTCAGCCTCCGGAAACTGAGCTGTGAGCTACCCCGTATAGGCTTTGTGGTTG CTGATGACCAAGCACCTGCACCAGAGCCACCCCCAAGAAGGAGTAGCTCAGGGATCGGAACATCTTACACCTACCCATTAGTTAACCGGCCAGTAGGACAACCTCCTTCAG TGCTGAAAAGACCAGTAACAGTGGAGGAACTGCTGAATCCAGGAGACCAATACATCGAGAAAACCCTCTCT ATTGTGGGTGATCGCGTAGCTTTGGAGTTCCTGGTTCAAGGCACAGGCCCATGTTACGTTGAGGTTGTAGATCCTTATGGATCAGCCTCTGCTCTTGCTGGGTTAAAG GCACGCCAGTTCATCAAGTCGATTAATGGAATCAACTGTCTCCGCTTAGACTCTAAGACAATCAACAAGATCGTTATTGCCAGTCCTCGGAGCCTCGTCATGGAAGTACTGGAGCCTACTTACTGA